The Kineothrix sp. MB12-C1 genome includes a window with the following:
- a CDS encoding serine hydrolase domain-containing protein: MNKEKIAELEKKIQNDYSNIAGIMILKDGKELYENYFNECSSTSHIHVYSVSKSILSILIGIAIDKGYIKNINQKVLDFFPTYKVKRKEKTIQNITLKDLLTMTAPYKYKFAPYAYIKYFTNNDWVNFTLNLLGGNGKIGDFRYTPLIGPDILSGILIKATGQSVLDFATENLFSPLGITVESNVVLHSAKEQREFNKAKNISGWVVDPKGVNAGGWGLTLSPTDMAKIGQLYLDGGMWNGKQLVSTQWIDESTMVHSRWEEANLSFGYLWWIIDDKEHACAAMGDGGNVIYFNTKKKMVVSITSLFAPRVTDRIDFIKEYIEPIFDNCDS, translated from the coding sequence ATGAATAAAGAAAAAATAGCGGAATTAGAAAAGAAAATACAAAATGATTACAGCAATATTGCAGGTATCATGATCCTAAAGGACGGTAAAGAGTTATATGAAAATTATTTTAATGAATGCTCTTCTACTAGCCATATCCACGTTTACTCCGTATCAAAAAGTATCCTTTCTATATTGATCGGAATCGCTATAGACAAAGGGTACATCAAAAATATTAATCAGAAAGTGTTGGACTTTTTTCCTACTTACAAAGTGAAAAGAAAGGAAAAAACAATACAGAATATCACACTTAAAGATTTGCTGACAATGACAGCTCCGTATAAATATAAGTTTGCACCCTACGCTTACATAAAGTATTTCACGAATAATGATTGGGTAAATTTTACACTCAATTTATTGGGCGGTAACGGGAAGATAGGGGATTTTAGGTACACTCCTCTCATAGGACCGGATATTTTGTCCGGTATTCTCATAAAAGCAACCGGGCAATCCGTACTTGATTTCGCAACAGAGAACTTATTTTCACCGTTGGGAATTACTGTGGAAAGTAATGTGGTTCTTCATAGTGCGAAGGAACAGCGTGAATTTAATAAAGCTAAAAATATCAGCGGCTGGGTCGTTGATCCAAAAGGAGTAAATGCAGGCGGTTGGGGGCTTACCCTTTCTCCTACCGATATGGCAAAGATCGGTCAATTATACTTAGATGGCGGAATGTGGAATGGAAAACAACTTGTGTCAACTCAATGGATCGATGAGAGTACAATGGTACATAGCCGATGGGAAGAAGCCAATCTTTCATTTGGTTACTTATGGTGGATTATTGATGATAAAGAACATGCCTGTGCTGCTATGGGAGATGGGGGAAATGTAATTTATTTTAATACAAAGAAAAAAATGGTAGTTTCTATCACCTCACTTTTTGCACCACGGGTCACGGATAGGATAGACTTTATTAAAGAATATATTGAGCCGATATTCGATAATTGTGATTCCTAA
- a CDS encoding amino acid ABC transporter ATP-binding protein, whose protein sequence is MNEVLQVTHLKKSYEKNEPVLKDINFKLHKGEVVVIVGPSGCGKSTFLRCLNLLEPIEEGSIVLNGMPIDRKDKNVHEHRQKIGMVFQSYELFPHLSIMDNILLAPTKVQKRDRKESQKEAEELLERVGLLDKKDAYPRQLSGGQKQRVAIVRALIMHPEVLLLDEITAALDPEMVREVLQVVLKLAKDGMTMAIVTHEMEFAKAVADRVIFMDEGVIVEEETTKEFFSYPKSERAKQFLNTFHYEALEI, encoded by the coding sequence ATGAATGAAGTTTTACAAGTAACACATTTAAAAAAATCATATGAAAAAAATGAGCCGGTATTAAAGGATATTAACTTCAAACTGCATAAGGGGGAAGTGGTTGTTATCGTAGGGCCTTCCGGCTGCGGAAAAAGTACCTTTTTAAGGTGTCTTAATTTATTAGAACCGATTGAAGAGGGCAGTATTGTATTGAACGGGATGCCGATTGACCGAAAGGATAAAAACGTTCATGAACATAGACAGAAAATAGGCATGGTATTTCAAAGCTACGAGTTATTCCCGCATTTAAGCATTATGGATAATATATTACTGGCTCCTACAAAAGTACAGAAAAGAGATCGAAAAGAGTCGCAAAAGGAGGCGGAAGAGCTGTTGGAACGAGTTGGGCTTTTGGATAAGAAGGACGCTTATCCAAGACAATTATCCGGCGGACAGAAACAGCGTGTTGCTATCGTACGCGCTCTCATTATGCATCCGGAGGTGCTCTTGCTGGATGAGATTACGGCAGCACTGGATCCGGAGATGGTCAGAGAAGTGCTTCAAGTTGTACTTAAGTTAGCCAAAGACGGAATGACGATGGCGATTGTCACTCATGAAATGGAATTTGCTAAAGCAGTAGCAGACCGAGTTATCTTTATGGATGAAGGAGTTATCGTGGAAGAAGAAACCACGAAGGAGTTTTTCTCCTATCCGAAATCGGAGCGAGCAAAACAGTTTCTAAATACGTTTCATTATGAAGCATTGGAAATCTAA
- a CDS encoding glycoside hydrolase family 1 protein, whose amino-acid sequence MSEFQKDFLWGGATSSSQFEGGYNEGGRGLSHMDYIRRVEKSDKEKVFPINVTPEMFEEHKQKEDEYNFAFRRGSDFYHHYKEDIALLGEMGFKTFRMSIAWSRLFPTGLEEEPCEDGVKFYHNVFKECHKYGIEPLVTMIHYDIPVYLTETLNGWESPKVIDYFVHYTKFLIDEYKDEVKYWITFNEINMIMNSSYLGGGLFVEKSDKPEETCIHQALHHQLIASALTVNYFREKAPKCQVGNMIARLQNYPYTCKPADVLATQQQNQFNYFPTDIQVKGYYPNSILNYYRKKGIEIEWYTNYEEILKEGTVDFAAISYYHTAAISADPDKAEPIGAFIRNLENPYIDITGWGWGIDPTGLRISLNDMNDRYGIPIFIVENGLAARDILTENLEVHDTYRIDYMRAHLQAIKEAIGDGCSVMGYTSWGCIDLVSCGDCQMTKRYGFIYVDADDEGNGTYKRYRKDSFHWYKKVIETNGQEL is encoded by the coding sequence ATGTCAGAATTTCAAAAAGATTTTTTGTGGGGTGGAGCAACTTCATCTTCTCAATTCGAAGGCGGATATAATGAAGGGGGGCGTGGATTATCCCATATGGATTATATTCGGCGTGTCGAGAAATCCGATAAAGAAAAAGTCTTTCCCATCAATGTGACTCCGGAAATGTTTGAAGAACACAAACAAAAAGAAGATGAGTATAACTTTGCATTTAGGAGAGGCAGCGATTTCTATCATCACTACAAGGAAGATATTGCTCTATTGGGAGAAATGGGATTTAAAACATTTCGAATGAGTATTGCATGGAGCCGGTTATTCCCAACAGGGTTAGAAGAGGAACCATGTGAGGACGGTGTTAAGTTCTATCACAATGTATTTAAAGAATGTCATAAGTACGGAATTGAACCACTTGTAACAATGATTCACTACGATATTCCGGTTTACTTGACTGAAACGCTTAATGGATGGGAAAGTCCAAAAGTAATCGACTATTTTGTTCATTATACTAAATTCCTGATTGATGAGTATAAAGATGAAGTTAAATACTGGATCACATTCAATGAAATTAATATGATTATGAACTCTTCATATTTAGGAGGAGGCTTATTCGTTGAGAAATCTGATAAACCAGAAGAAACGTGTATTCATCAAGCATTGCATCATCAACTGATTGCCAGTGCTTTAACGGTAAATTACTTCCGTGAGAAAGCACCAAAATGTCAAGTTGGAAATATGATTGCGAGATTACAAAACTATCCATATACATGTAAACCTGCAGATGTCTTGGCTACCCAGCAGCAGAACCAATTTAATTATTTTCCGACGGATATTCAAGTAAAGGGCTATTATCCTAATTCAATTCTAAATTACTATCGTAAAAAAGGAATTGAGATTGAATGGTATACAAATTATGAAGAGATTTTGAAAGAAGGAACGGTTGACTTTGCAGCTATTAGTTACTATCATACCGCCGCTATTAGTGCAGATCCTGACAAAGCCGAACCAATTGGAGCCTTTATCCGTAACTTAGAAAATCCATATATTGACATTACCGGTTGGGGATGGGGAATTGATCCTACGGGATTGAGAATTTCATTAAACGATATGAATGATCGTTATGGTATTCCGATTTTTATCGTAGAGAATGGCTTAGCTGCCCGCGATATCTTAACTGAAAACTTGGAAGTTCATGATACTTATCGAATAGACTATATGCGTGCTCACCTACAAGCAATCAAAGAAGCAATTGGTGATGGGTGTAGTGTTATGGGTTATACCTCTTGGGGATGCATTGATTTGGTAAGCTGTGGTGATTGTCAGATGACTAAACGTTATGGATTTATTTATGTTGATGCTGATGACGAAGGAAACGGTACATATAAACGTTATCGTAAAGATAGCTTCCATTGGTATAAGAAAGTTATCGAAACTAATGGACAAGAACTGTAA
- a CDS encoding PTS transporter subunit EIIC codes for MKKNYEILASQILERIGGSDNVVNVMHCYTRLRINFKDSGLAKLEELKKLDVIGAQFAGEQLQIIIGNDVKELYDEFIKISGIKGESIIEERLDKNPSKKKYTVKSVLAAVVDGIVSCMVPILPMLIASGILKAIVLLMQQFGLIGIDSPTAITLSFVADAAFYFMPVIIGIFAARKFGANMALGGMMGAALISPTFVSLVGEGTELSIFGLPIYSTGYSSSVVPIILSVWVMSYVEKFISKHSPKSLRTLLEPVLTVLIMTPLTLVLLAPLGAMFSVGFANVLSWFYATFGVIAIAVFCAIIPWVVMFGMHVATVPISIASIAATGTDKLMMPAFLISNFTQGAACLAVGIKTKTVDLKSLAFSSAFSNIVPGISEPGMYGVTLRYKTPMWGAMIGAAAGGLYFGITGVSAFAFLPPNIFALAGYVGTGAQSNNLLNTIIGILIGMVVAFIATMILYKPNDNE; via the coding sequence ATGAAAAAAAATTATGAGATTCTTGCAAGCCAAATATTAGAAAGAATCGGTGGAAGTGATAACGTCGTGAATGTGATGCACTGTTATACTCGATTAAGAATTAATTTTAAGGATAGCGGACTTGCGAAATTAGAAGAGTTAAAAAAACTGGACGTAATTGGAGCACAATTTGCCGGTGAACAATTACAAATCATCATTGGTAACGATGTTAAAGAGTTATATGATGAGTTTATCAAAATATCGGGAATAAAAGGAGAAAGCATTATTGAAGAAAGATTAGATAAGAATCCTTCAAAGAAAAAGTATACCGTTAAAAGTGTGTTAGCCGCTGTTGTAGATGGTATTGTCAGTTGTATGGTTCCTATTTTACCAATGCTTATTGCTTCAGGTATTCTCAAAGCAATTGTCCTACTCATGCAACAATTTGGTTTAATAGGCATTGATTCACCAACAGCCATTACATTATCTTTTGTTGCTGATGCGGCATTCTACTTTATGCCTGTTATTATTGGTATTTTTGCAGCACGAAAATTTGGGGCTAATATGGCACTCGGAGGTATGATGGGGGCTGCATTAATTTCCCCGACATTTGTCTCATTAGTAGGTGAAGGAACTGAACTCAGTATCTTTGGTTTGCCGATTTACTCTACAGGTTATAGCAGTTCAGTAGTTCCAATTATCTTATCGGTCTGGGTGATGAGTTATGTAGAAAAATTCATTTCAAAGCACTCACCTAAATCTTTACGTACATTACTTGAACCGGTATTGACAGTTTTAATTATGACACCATTGACATTGGTATTGCTAGCTCCGCTAGGTGCCATGTTCTCGGTCGGATTTGCAAATGTATTATCTTGGTTCTATGCTACCTTTGGTGTTATTGCAATCGCGGTATTCTGTGCTATTATTCCTTGGGTTGTTATGTTTGGGATGCACGTGGCTACTGTTCCAATTTCAATTGCTTCAATTGCCGCCACAGGTACGGATAAATTAATGATGCCGGCATTCTTGATTTCTAACTTTACTCAAGGTGCTGCTTGTTTAGCGGTAGGCATTAAAACGAAAACTGTTGATTTGAAATCATTGGCCTTCTCTAGTGCTTTCTCCAATATTGTTCCTGGTATTTCTGAGCCGGGCATGTATGGAGTTACGCTAAGGTACAAGACTCCAATGTGGGGTGCTATGATTGGAGCAGCCGCCGGTGGTTTATATTTTGGAATTACGGGTGTGAGTGCGTTCGCATTTTTGCCGCCCAATATCTTTGCTTTGGCAGGTTATGTTGGGACAGGAGCACAATCTAACAACTTACTCAATACTATTATTGGTATCTTAATAGGAATGGTTGTAGCTTTTATAGCGACAATGATTTTATACAAACCAAATGATAATGAATAG
- a CDS encoding amino acid ABC transporter permease, translating to MQDLGIQVLFQGRNFIRLWEGLWVTLQIALIAMVFSVLLGLLLGILMTTPSRVIRFVTRTYLEIVRIMPQLVLLFLAYFGAAKHLGINISGETAAIIVFTFWGTAEMGDLVRGALLATPKHQYESSGALGMNKRQIYRHVILPQTVRRLLPPAVNLLTRMIKTTSLVVLIGVVEVVKVGKQIIDASRYERPDAALWIYGVIFIMYFIVCFPFSKLSLWLEKKYNN from the coding sequence ATGCAGGATTTGGGGATACAGGTACTATTTCAGGGTAGGAATTTCATTCGCCTTTGGGAGGGACTGTGGGTAACACTTCAAATTGCATTAATCGCGATGGTGTTTTCCGTACTGCTTGGACTTTTACTGGGAATCCTTATGACGACTCCAAGCAGAGTAATTCGTTTCGTAACGAGAACTTACTTAGAGATTGTTAGAATCATGCCGCAGCTCGTCTTACTCTTTCTCGCTTATTTCGGTGCGGCAAAGCATCTTGGAATTAATATATCAGGGGAAACTGCAGCCATTATCGTATTTACTTTTTGGGGAACTGCGGAAATGGGGGATTTGGTGCGTGGCGCCCTTTTAGCAACGCCGAAGCATCAATACGAGAGTTCCGGTGCTTTGGGGATGAATAAACGACAGATTTATCGGCATGTCATTCTGCCCCAGACGGTAAGACGCTTGCTTCCGCCGGCAGTAAATCTTTTGACCAGAATGATAAAGACAACATCTCTTGTAGTGCTTATCGGTGTGGTAGAGGTAGTAAAGGTTGGAAAGCAGATTATCGATGCTTCCCGATATGAAAGACCCGATGCGGCACTTTGGATTTATGGAGTCATATTCATTATGTACTTTATTGTTTGCTTCCCTTTTTCAAAACTGTCCTTATGGCTTGAGAAAAAATATAATAACTAA
- a CDS encoding response regulator transcription factor, producing the protein MPNVSKNILAVDDEPKIQEVVSALLESKGFRVFTAESGQKALEIFRVENISLVILDLMLPDISGEEVCREIRKKSRVPILMLTAKSEENDLLYGLGIGADDYIIKPFSLKELYARIEAILRRTQNDLVPLNVRNSFGGGDLVVDFEQNFFQKTGQPVSLTPNEIKILSALIKYPGKVFTREELITIALGSEFEGYDRAIDSHVKNLRQKIEDDPKKPVYILTVHGIGYKFNGK; encoded by the coding sequence ATGCCTAACGTAAGTAAAAATATATTGGCAGTGGACGATGAACCTAAGATTCAGGAGGTAGTTTCTGCCCTTTTGGAAAGCAAAGGTTTCCGTGTGTTCACTGCCGAGAGCGGGCAAAAGGCACTCGAAATATTTCGGGTGGAGAATATTTCTTTGGTGATACTGGACTTAATGCTCCCGGATATTTCAGGAGAAGAAGTCTGCAGAGAAATTCGTAAAAAATCCAGAGTGCCGATTCTGATGCTCACAGCCAAATCAGAAGAAAATGATTTGCTCTATGGGCTTGGAATCGGTGCAGATGATTATATTATTAAGCCCTTCAGTTTAAAAGAGTTATATGCCCGCATAGAAGCGATTCTTCGCAGAACACAAAATGATCTTGTTCCCCTCAATGTTCGTAATTCTTTTGGGGGCGGGGATCTTGTTGTGGATTTTGAGCAGAATTTTTTCCAGAAGACAGGTCAGCCGGTTAGTTTGACCCCTAATGAGATTAAGATTTTATCCGCTCTTATTAAATATCCGGGAAAAGTGTTTACAAGGGAAGAATTGATAACAATTGCTCTTGGAAGTGAATTTGAGGGCTATGACCGGGCTATCGACAGTCATGTGAAGAATCTGCGGCAGAAGATAGAAGATGACCCGAAGAAGCCGGTATACATTCTGACGGTTCATGGAATCGGTTATAAATTCAATGGCAAATAG
- a CDS encoding cysteine ABC transporter substrate-binding protein, with product MKKKLLTALLATGLLVGVLAGCGQKQVESTVAETETTQEAETTDTAAEDEKAASATAQARTLEDIKADGKLVIGVFSDKNPFGYVDANGDVQGYDVYFAKRLAQDLLGSEDAVEFVFVEAASRVEYLKSAKVDIILANFTVTEERSEQVDFALPYMKVALGVVSPESALITDVEGLNGKTLIVVKGTTAETYFQDNHPEVTLLKFDEYQEAYDALADGRGDAFSTDNTEVLAWAIQNKGFAVGIESIGNLDTIAPAVQKGNTELLDWINEEIKALGEEQFFHANFEETLKPVYGDNVEADNLVVEGGIVE from the coding sequence ATGAAGAAAAAATTATTAACAGCATTACTGGCAACCGGTTTACTTGTAGGAGTTTTAGCTGGCTGCGGACAAAAACAGGTAGAATCTACAGTCGCAGAGACGGAAACTACACAGGAAGCAGAGACGACAGATACCGCAGCAGAGGATGAAAAAGCAGCATCTGCGACAGCACAGGCAAGGACTCTCGAGGACATTAAAGCGGATGGAAAATTGGTAATCGGTGTATTCAGCGATAAGAACCCCTTCGGCTATGTAGATGCTAACGGAGATGTACAGGGCTATGACGTATATTTCGCAAAACGTCTGGCACAAGACTTATTGGGAAGTGAAGATGCGGTAGAATTCGTATTTGTGGAAGCTGCCAGCCGCGTGGAATACTTAAAGTCCGCAAAGGTGGATATTATTCTGGCTAACTTTACAGTGACTGAGGAACGCAGTGAGCAGGTAGATTTCGCACTGCCTTATATGAAGGTAGCTCTTGGTGTTGTTTCTCCTGAAAGTGCCCTGATTACTGATGTGGAAGGGTTAAATGGAAAGACTCTTATCGTGGTAAAGGGAACGACGGCAGAAACTTATTTCCAGGATAATCATCCGGAAGTTACATTGCTTAAGTTCGACGAATACCAGGAAGCATATGATGCGTTGGCAGATGGAAGAGGAGATGCATTCTCTACGGATAATACAGAAGTATTGGCTTGGGCAATACAGAACAAAGGATTTGCAGTAGGTATTGAGTCCATCGGTAACCTGGACACAATTGCGCCAGCAGTACAAAAAGGAAATACAGAACTTCTCGATTGGATTAATGAGGAAATTAAGGCTCTGGGAGAAGAACAGTTCTTCCATGCTAATTTTGAAGAGACATTAAAACCTGTTTACGGGGATAATGTGGAGGCGGATAACCTTGTAGTAGAAGGCGGAATTGTAGAGTAG
- the copZ gene encoding copper chaperone CopZ: MEKVVLNVEGMSCEHCVKAVNNSVGILPGVANVAVDLAGKTVTVEFDSAKVSVDKIKEEIEDQGYDVVA; this comes from the coding sequence ATGGAAAAAGTGGTATTAAATGTAGAAGGTATGTCATGTGAACATTGTGTGAAGGCTGTAAATAATTCAGTGGGTATTCTTCCCGGTGTAGCTAATGTAGCTGTGGATTTGGCTGGTAAGACAGTAACAGTGGAATTTGATTCTGCCAAGGTGTCTGTGGATAAGATCAAGGAAGAGATAGAAGACCAGGGATATGACGTAGTTGCATAA
- a CDS encoding sensor histidine kinase, giving the protein MRRSLRTQLTLSILLIVFVTVALSSILSNWFINRGFEDYVERQEQIRSEKIVDDLSEQYNSFTRSWNQDFLHTIGMYALYDSYILKVYDVDGVMIWDAENHDMTKCWQVMDEISARMEKLKRDGGFVSHVYDIEQSGVKVGSVSITYYGPYFFNENDFRFIKTLNTVLLVVGAAAGGISVVVGGLLARRIARPVTKTAYIAKQISEGNYNIRFESETNTRELNDLVSAINDLAGALSEQENLRKQLTTNMAHELRTPLTAVSSHLEAMIEGVWEITPERIASCHEEVLRLGNLVADLERLAKVEADNLNLNLAENDLMEVARIAYDSLEAEAVKKNLSMQITGEHSYLKIDRERMIQVAINLVSNAVKYTPEGGIIHIEVKDDDKRSLLLIKDSGIGIPEKELPLIFERFYRTDKSRNRKTGGAGIGLTIVKSIVSAHSGNIEVESETDKGSLFTVSIPKS; this is encoded by the coding sequence ATGAGGCGAAGCTTAAGAACGCAGTTGACTTTGTCCATACTTTTGATAGTGTTCGTTACGGTGGCGTTAAGCAGTATTCTCTCTAATTGGTTCATCAATCGCGGGTTTGAGGATTATGTGGAACGGCAGGAACAGATACGGAGTGAGAAGATTGTAGATGATTTGAGCGAACAGTACAATTCGTTCACAAGAAGCTGGAATCAGGATTTCCTCCATACCATCGGAATGTATGCTTTGTATGACAGTTATATTTTAAAAGTATACGATGTGGATGGTGTTATGATATGGGATGCTGAGAACCATGATATGACCAAATGTTGGCAGGTTATGGATGAGATTTCAGCCCGTATGGAAAAACTGAAACGAGATGGTGGTTTTGTATCTCATGTCTATGATATCGAACAGTCAGGAGTAAAGGTGGGAAGTGTATCCATCACATATTATGGGCCTTATTTTTTCAATGAAAATGACTTTCGTTTTATCAAAACATTGAATACGGTACTTTTGGTAGTCGGCGCGGCTGCGGGTGGGATATCCGTTGTTGTAGGCGGCTTATTGGCGCGCAGAATAGCAAGACCGGTGACGAAGACTGCTTACATTGCCAAGCAAATATCAGAGGGAAATTATAATATTCGTTTTGAAAGCGAGACCAATACAAGGGAATTAAATGATTTGGTTTCCGCTATCAATGATTTGGCAGGTGCGTTAAGTGAGCAAGAGAATCTCCGTAAGCAATTGACAACCAATATGGCTCATGAATTGCGGACGCCATTGACTGCAGTCAGTTCTCATCTGGAAGCGATGATTGAAGGTGTGTGGGAGATTACGCCTGAACGTATTGCAAGCTGTCATGAAGAGGTGCTGCGCCTAGGGAATTTAGTGGCAGATTTGGAACGCCTTGCAAAAGTGGAAGCTGATAATCTGAATCTTAATTTGGCGGAAAATGATTTGATGGAAGTTGCCCGCATAGCTTATGATTCTTTGGAAGCGGAAGCGGTCAAAAAGAACCTGTCGATGCAGATAACAGGAGAACATTCTTATTTAAAGATCGATAGAGAACGGATGATACAAGTAGCTATTAATCTGGTGTCTAACGCTGTTAAATATACGCCGGAAGGCGGAATTATTCATATAGAAGTAAAGGATGATGATAAGCGCAGCCTTCTTCTTATAAAAGATAGCGGAATCGGAATTCCGGAGAAGGAACTTCCCCTTATCTTCGAACGTTTTTACAGAACGGATAAATCCAGGAACCGCAAGACCGGTGGTGCCGGAATCGGTCTTACCATTGTAAAGTCCATTGTTTCTGCCCATAGTGGAAATATAGAGGTAGAGAGTGAAACGGACAAGGGAAGCCTTTTCACAGTATCTATTCCTAAAAGCTAA
- a CDS encoding amino acid ABC transporter permease, whose translation MDWEFINTHLPFYVEAAWLTIRIAAVGIVLSFLIGLIVSIIKYLKLPILIQIADFYVELSRNTPLLVQLFFLYFGLPKIGIVLSSESCAIIGLAFLGGSYMAEAFRSGLENVEKIQTLSGLSLGFTKSQIFRHIVLPQAVSTSVPLFLANVIFLIKETSVFSVVALADLMFVAKDLIGIYYKTDEALLMLVLAYLVILLPISIVASYLERRVRYAGFGDTGTISG comes from the coding sequence ATGGATTGGGAATTTATAAACACCCATTTGCCCTTTTATGTGGAGGCTGCTTGGCTGACGATAAGAATTGCGGCAGTGGGTATTGTTTTGTCCTTTCTAATCGGACTTATCGTAAGCATTATAAAATATCTGAAGCTTCCGATACTGATACAGATTGCTGATTTTTATGTGGAGCTGTCCAGAAATACCCCTTTGCTTGTGCAACTCTTTTTCCTATATTTTGGCTTACCGAAAATAGGAATCGTCTTAAGTTCGGAAAGCTGTGCGATTATTGGTCTGGCGTTCTTAGGAGGCAGTTATATGGCAGAAGCCTTTCGCTCAGGACTTGAAAATGTGGAAAAAATACAAACGTTATCCGGCTTAAGCCTTGGATTTACGAAAAGTCAGATATTTCGCCATATCGTGCTTCCTCAGGCAGTGTCCACATCAGTTCCGCTATTTCTGGCTAATGTGATTTTCTTAATAAAAGAAACTTCGGTATTCAGTGTAGTAGCATTGGCGGATTTAATGTTCGTTGCAAAAGATTTAATCGGTATTTATTATAAAACGGATGAAGCTCTGTTGATGTTGGTATTGGCTTACCTTGTAATTTTACTTCCAATATCCATTGTCGCTTCTTATCTGGAAAGGAGAGTACGTTATGCAGGATTTGGGGATACAGGTACTATTTCAGGGTAG
- a CDS encoding RidA family protein — MTIKMPTHCGDDTCSSCVIAGDYIFLAHHGGGQEVDDIVYQTRSTIESMAHTLETAGATLDDVVQLNFYIKNVADFRKGADVFREYFKNGAPARMTVVTEFIGETCLCQMDGIAYKPNCI, encoded by the coding sequence ATGACAATCAAAATGCCAACGCACTGTGGCGACGACACCTGTTCATCTTGCGTTATTGCAGGGGATTATATTTTTCTGGCACATCACGGCGGCGGACAAGAGGTCGATGATATCGTATATCAGACGAGATCCACCATAGAAAGTATGGCCCATACATTGGAGACAGCAGGAGCCACGCTTGACGATGTTGTTCAATTAAATTTCTATATCAAAAATGTTGCTGATTTTCGTAAGGGGGCTGATGTCTTCAGGGAATACTTTAAAAATGGTGCGCCTGCCAGAATGACAGTGGTGACCGAATTCATCGGGGAAACTTGCCTGTGCCAAATGGACGGAATTGCATATAAGCCTAATTGTATTTGA
- a CDS encoding PRD domain-containing protein, which produces MKIIKNINNNISLCLDSNGREVIAFGKGIGFIKPPCEVPLNKIERTFYNIKEFGYDAIKDIPSSVIKAAMRIVDGVERELNVTLMSTATLALADHINFAIQRMNEHIVLDLPIQEDIKQIYPDEMKQAYKALTIIEEETGVTLDRNEVGTIALHFINNQIDGKENNKVISKDILKESIALIEKEFDISINVESFNYSRFATHVDYLLTRLLKNNQIKSVNISMYETLKLQYPNTYCCVADINTLFKEKLNIALSDEEKLYLILHINRLCSREK; this is translated from the coding sequence ATGAAGATAATTAAAAATATAAATAATAATATCTCTCTATGTCTAGATAGTAATGGCAGAGAGGTCATCGCATTCGGAAAAGGGATTGGATTCATTAAGCCTCCATGTGAAGTACCATTGAACAAAATTGAGAGAACCTTTTATAACATTAAAGAATTTGGTTATGATGCTATAAAAGATATTCCATCCTCCGTTATTAAAGCTGCAATGCGTATTGTAGACGGGGTAGAAAGGGAACTGAATGTAACCTTAATGTCAACAGCAACTCTAGCTCTGGCTGATCACATTAATTTCGCGATTCAGAGAATGAATGAGCATATTGTATTGGATTTACCTATACAAGAAGACATTAAGCAAATCTATCCCGATGAAATGAAACAAGCCTATAAAGCATTGACAATTATTGAAGAGGAAACCGGAGTCACTCTTGACAGAAACGAAGTAGGAACCATAGCACTCCATTTTATTAACAATCAAATTGATGGTAAGGAAAATAACAAGGTTATTAGTAAAGACATTCTTAAAGAAAGCATTGCCCTCATTGAAAAGGAATTTGATATCTCAATTAATGTGGAAAGTTTTAATTACTCTCGCTTTGCGACACATGTGGATTATTTATTAACAAGACTCTTAAAGAATAATCAAATTAAAAGTGTAAATATAAGTATGTATGAAACACTTAAACTACAGTATCCTAACACGTATTGCTGTGTAGCAGACATAAACACTTTATTTAAAGAGAAATTAAATATAGCGTTAAGTGATGAAGAAAAATTATATCTTATCTTACATATAAATCGTCTGTGCTCGAGAGAGAAATAG